The genomic interval tggtcgcaaatgggtcttccaaatggacagtgaccccaagcatacttccaaagttgtggcaaaatggcttaaggacaacgaagtcaaggtattggagtggccatcacaaagccctgacctcaatcctatagaaaatctgtgggcagaactggaaaggcgtgtgtgagcaaggcctacaaacctgactcagttactccagctctgtcaggaggaatgggccaaaattcacccaacttattctgggaagcctgtttgaaggctacctgaaatgtttgacccaagttaaacaatttaaaggcattgctaccatattgagtgtatgtaaacttctgacccactgggaatgtgatgaaagaaataaaagctgaaataaatcattctctactattattctgacatttcacattcttcaaataaagtggtgatcctaactgacctaagacagggaatctttactaggattaaatgtcaggaattgtgaaagactgagtttaaatgtatttggctaaggtgtatgtaaacttccgacttcaactgtattttatttatatcttattttgtgtagattgacaaaTCCAccttaatcccactttgtaactcaAAATGTTAAGTCCAAGGGGTCTGAAATACGTTTGCAAGGTGTTATTTTTGAAAGGGGggatgggaagagagggaggaaggaagttTGGGAGACTGGTGCATTCTACTCAGGTACAATATactgagtgagagggagggagtgatggagagagacagcaggggaTCAGTTTGAGCTTGGCAAGATGCATGATCTCTGAACCTGATCAtgtaatgagtagttatttagaATGCAAGGTCATTTTGTAGATCAGCAGCCTCTATCTCAAACGCTTTCTATTTCTCACTGCAGGACCACAAGCCGTGCAACCCCAGAGAGAAGGAGCGTATCCAGAATGCAGGGGGGTCAGTGATGATCCAGAGGGTCAACGGTTCCCTGGCCGTGtccagagccctgggggactaTGACTACAAGTGTGTGGATGGGAAGGGTCCCACAGAACAACTGGTCAGCCCAGAGCCAGAGGTTTGTTTGTGtatttaaaatgcctttattactGTGTACAGCTTATAGTAAACTCTAGGTCTTTCTCCTACTTGAGGTGTGTGGGATCTCTCcagctgaggtgtgtgtgtacctcccacaggtgtgtgtgttggagcgTGCTGCGGAGGGGGATGAGTTTGTGGTGCTGGCGTGCGACGGCATCTGGGACGTGATGTCCAACGAGGAGCTGTGCGACTTCGTCAGGTCCCGGCTGCAAGTGTTTGACGACCTGGAAAGAGTCTGTACTGCCGTGGTGGACACCTGTCTGCACAAGGTACATACACACTCTAACTAACCCACACTCTAACTAACCCACACTCTAACTAACCCACACTCTAACTAACCCACACTCTAACTAACCCACACTCTAACTAACCCACACTCTAACTAACCCACACTCTAACTAACCCACACTCTAAGCCTcggtctctgtatgtgtgtctttccAGGGCAGCAGAGATAACATGAGTGTGGTGTTGGTGACTTTACCGGGAGCTCCCAAGGTGTCTGAGGAAGccctgaagagagaggaggaccTGGATAAATACCTGGAGACGCGTGTAGAGGgtgagagcacacacacatacaaccctATCCTTTCTAAGAGCTTGGACACACTACGCCGACGAACAGCTAATAGCAGCGAGAAGCTGTCGCCGCTGTGCGTTACAGTGACCACCTGCTGGGTGTCGACGAGCAGTGGCTCTTTCAACGTGGATATGACGGCCAATATTCTGGTCAGAGGCAACTGTCCGTCTTTTATTCTGTTTCGTTTCCACTCTaaccctgtgtctgtctctagaTTTGCTGGGTGGCTGTGGAGAGGAGGGGGTTCCTGACCTGGTGTCTGTTCTGAGGAACATCGCCTCTGAGAACATCCCCAACCTTCCGCCTGGAGGAGGCCTGGCCTGCAAGTAAATACTACACACACTGAAGACAACTGCTTTATTGCCCATTTTCTTTTCAGATCACTAAAATGTCTCCCCCTTTCTTTCTTCATGAAAGTATGAGAGACTGTAATGATTTATTGATCCAACTTCTCAATCAAGcttcacacaagctcacaaataAGAAtgtctaattgtgtgtgtgtggggggggtcaggcgCAGTGTGATCGAGGCGGTGTACAGCAGGCTGAACCCACAAAGAGAAGAGGAAGGGGTGAGTAACTCTTCTTTGACCGCTCACCCCTGACCTCCCACTTCCACAATGACCCCACTCCAGCCCAGTCACAACAGCACCACTCTTCTGGCGTGTGAATGGGCTTCGAGGACCGTCAAAATACCAAACATGATCAAAATTGAATATTTCATCTAGAGTCAAGACTTGGTTTCACATCACATGAATACTGCTCCCTGATGTTCCTTCCTACCGTGTCCCAACCTTTTATCACACAAAAGTCCGGGACGTCTTTTGAACATGAACTATTTGGCCTAGTCTAGTCTGTGTTTATTGTGTTGTGTTTGGGGTGTTGGGAGTTGTAGTGGGGAACGGGAAGGCACTGTTGtattctcctctccctcactgGACAAAGACAATGTCACTACGGGTAGCTGGCCACAGGGGTAGGGGTAGTAtggtgtgagacagtgtgtgtgtgtgtgtgcctgtgtgtgtgtttgacgctGGTGTGTGTCTGACactagcttgtgtgtgtgtgtgtgtgtgtgtgtgtgggtgtggcgtgGTGTTGCCCCGGCCAGGCCTGTgctggaggtggaggagaggaggagagtgaggagggaggaggcagCAGTACGGCGACCAACCTCTTGGAGGCGCTGCGTCAGTTCCGCCTGCACCACCGGGGACAGTATCGCTCGGTGCTGGAGGAAGCCCTGGCAGTCTACCGTCTGCCTGGGGAGAACACAGCCGACACGGGGGAGGAATCCTCCTCCTTTACCGCTGACGACCTCCCTGATTCCCCCCGGccctcacccccctctccccctccctcacccgTCGTCATCGAGACGCCCTCATCCCCGGAGGCAGAGAAAAGCAAAGACACGCCCTCTCCAGACATCAACCAACAACCACCTCTGGCTGCAGACATCAACCAATCAGAACCTCCAGCGGTAGACACTGACCAACCTGAACCTCCGGCGGCAGACCTCGTCCCACTATATCCTCCAGCTGCTGAGCTTCGCCAACCAGATCCTCCCCCCTCCTAATTCACCTCtgatctctgttgttgttgttgacccatcccccccctccccaatctaGTCTGTCAATGCGTGCTCTCACAGCGTCTAGTCCATCCGTGCTCTCACAGACGCCATAATGGGTAGATATATAAAGATGAGTGGTCTAAGTCAATGGGCCGATCATGTCTGGACCTCtacctgactgagagagagaagaccTACTGGACTGTCCATATAAAAACACAAGTTCCCATAAACCACCAATACCTGTTCTCACAGTACCCACACACGCACAACacactccctctctgtgtgtcggTCTCTGTgtgtcggtctctgtctgtctctgtgtgtcggtctttgcctgcctgtctctgtctgtctgtctgtctgtctgtctgcctgtctctgtctgcctgcctgcgtgtctctctgtccgtccgagagagagacaggtcttAGCAGCcagctgaggtgtgtgtgtgtgtgtgtgtgtgtgtttggtagaaTTTGTTAAGGTGTGTGTCCactaactacagtactgtaacTACTTCAAAATTCTGGAACAGTATACAAAGTTCTAAAAAGTTCTAAATACCAAagtaaaaaagtgtgtgtgtcgtTGTATTTCTAAAGACTGAGTTGTATTTCTCTCTGATGAATGGTGGCACTTACTGTATGCAACAAGACACAATATGAtaaaggtgtgtatgtgtgtgtgtgtttgtgtgtgggctgAATCTGTTCCATACAGCAATATGTGAATGAATAAAATAATCAATAAAAGTTATTTGAATGAATAATAATACTAAGATCTGTCCATCTGATTTGGTTTGTCTCTTGACTGTCAGATTTGGTCAGTGTCTGACTGTTATGGGGTATGATCACTGTTTCCTGTGAACATTACATTGTGGGTCTGATTGCTCTTCATGTCCTGAATAGTGCACAGTGAATTCCTACTACATGGCACCATGGCATTTATAGCATCATCTGCAAATGTTTAATTCTTGACAAAAAGCCTATTGCATAGGCTGTAGGCTAGTGTAAGAATTGGGACACAGCCGGTCTTTCAGTAGGACACCATCAGGTGAGTCCAAGATCGACTCATCCCACAGATTGACCCACATACCAACCCCTCACATTCTCAGCTCCTGATCCACTTGCACACCCGCTTTTCAACATCAATACGTTAATAACTTCAGTTTTATATTGTATGTACTATGGCGCCTCATaaacttttctctctctcgttctctctatctCAGTGTGATCTGGAGGACCCCTGGTAGTCGTGGTAACTGCGACCCTGGTCTCCTCCTGTGATTGGTCTAGCCACCCAGAGGGAGAATTGCCTCCTCCCACGTGCCCAGTGgacgacgtgtgtgtgtgtgtgcgtgtgaggatgaacacacccacacacacactctgctttTCCTCGGGAGGAGTGTGTTTTTGGAGGTGTGGCGGTTGTTTTAAGGACTGCTGAAGCGTCTGGATGGTAGAAGTTTTTTACCATCCAGGTTTTCTGgtgttttatttttgttgttgttgttgacattgaTCACCTGACTACACATGGACATGAGGACCTGGGGtggatttatgtgtgtgtgtgtgtgtgtgtgtgtgtgtgtgtgtgtgagagagagagagaaagtatgtTTGGAGGTAGGGATTGGGACCCAGACTGGTTCAATCTGGTACTTGTCTTGGACTCTGTGCTGCCTGAAAACCCCAACcgcccgaacacacacacacaccctaaaacCTTACACACCACGCCCTGCAAAtgcatgtatctctctctccctttctctcacacaGAGGGTCCACGTGCTACATGTTGCCGGTTATACAACCCCCCCATCCCTCACAACCCTCTCTGCTCCATGCCACAGCTCCTGAACAGGTATTGGTTAAAACTGATCCCACCTGACCCCCTATGTGCCACGCCACAGCTACAGGGTGGGTATTGGTTCAAACTGATCCCACCTGACCGCCTCTGATTGGTTCCTCCTGATGGATGGAGATTTCTGATCATTTTTATTTTCTGTTTGCTGTCGGATAAACGAAGGAGAAGAGCGgtaaaaaggagagggagaggagtgctGAATCCCAAACCAGTCCCTTCCACTCGCTCCAATGCCCTCGATTTGGGCATTCATGTGAGCCCGCTATATGCACGTGTCCCAAAGCTGAGGGAGTGAAAATATTGAGGGGTTTAGGTCTAA from Salmo salar chromosome ssa28, Ssal_v3.1, whole genome shotgun sequence carries:
- the LOC106589410 gene encoding protein phosphatase 1B isoform X1, with amino-acid sequence MGAFLDKPKTEKHTAHGEGNGLHYGLSSMQGWRVEMEDAHTAMVGLPHGLTDWSFFAVYDGHAGSRVANYCSAHLLEHILSGGAEFTPGTGSVEGVKDGIRTGFLKIDEYMRSFTDLRQGLDRSGSTAVGVLLSPFHFYFINCGDSRAVLSRDGRVGFSTQDHKPCNPREKERIQNAGGSVMIQRVNGSLAVSRALGDYDYKCVDGKGPTEQLVSPEPEVCVLERAAEGDEFVVLACDGIWDVMSNEELCDFVRSRLQVFDDLERVCTAVVDTCLHKGSRDNMSVVLVTLPGAPKVSEEALKREEDLDKYLETRVEDLLGGCGEEGVPDLVSVLRNIASENIPNLPPGGGLACKRSVIEAVYSRLNPQREEEGACAGGGGEEESEEGGGSSTATNLLEALRQFRLHHRGQYRSVLEEALAVYRLPGENTADTGEESSSFTADDLPDSPRPSPPSPPPSPVVIETPSSPEAEKSKDTPSPDINQQPPLAADINQSEPPAVDTDQPEPPAADLVPLYPPAAELRQPDPPPS
- the LOC106589410 gene encoding protein phosphatase 1B isoform X2, which translates into the protein MGAFLDKPKTEKHTAHGEGNGLHYGLSSMQGWRVEMEDAHTAMVGLPHGLTDWSFFAVYDGHAGSRVANYCSAHLLEHILSGGAEFTPGTGSVEGVKDGIRTGFLKIDEYMRSFTDLRQGLDRSGSTAVGVLLSPFHFYFINCGDSRAVLSRDGRVGFSTQDHKPCNPREKERIQNAGGSVMIQRVNGSLAVSRALGDYDYKCVDGKGPTEQLVSPEPEVCVLERAAEGDEFVVLACDGIWDVMSNEELCDFVRSRLQVFDDLERVCTAVVDTCLHKGSRDNMSVVLVTLPGAPKVSEEALKREEDLDKYLETRVEDLLGGCGEEGVPDLVSVLRNIASENIPNLPPGGGLACKRSVIEAVYSRLNPQREEEGCDLEDPW